The genomic segment CCGGCAACCACGGCACGCCCGGCCAGCGCAGCGCCCTGGACGACGTGCTCGGCCGCCGGCAGGAGCCGCCCGCGCCGCGCTGACGCATAGCCGATCGGCCCTCGCGGGAATCCCGCGGGGGCCGACGTGTATCGAACACATGTTCGATAGAGTCCGGGCATGGAGCAGCGCAGGCACTGGTGGAACGGGAAATGGGGACGGCTCGCCCGGCGTGACGTCTTCCTCCGGGTGGACGGCGACCGCTGGCACGTGGAGCAGCGGGCCGGCGGCGCCGAGGGGGTCTCCCGGTTCTACGAGCACGCCAGCGTCGAGGAGGCCGAGGAGACGGTCCGGGCGCTGCTGGACGGCACCGACACCTGGCGCGAGTTGTCCCCCCGCCCACCGGGCGGCTGGGCGCCCTCCGTTTAGCGCCCGCACGCCCCGGGAACCGCTTCTGCATGAGCCAGCAGCAGGACACCGTCTCCCGGGTCACCACCGGCATGCGGGTGGTCGACTCCGCAGGCGTCGAGGTGGGCACCGTCGATCTCGTGCAGCGCGGCGACCCGGCCGCGGTGACCGTGCAGGCGCCCGCCCCTGTCGACCCGGGCAGCAGCCTCGACGAGCTGATCGAGTCGGCGGCGGCCGAGGAGCCGGACGTACCGGCCGACCTGGCCGCCCGGCTGCTGCGCGACGGCTACCTCAAGGTCTCCACCGAACTGGTCCGCACCGGCGCGGTCTACGTGCCCGCCGACCGGATCGGCGCGGTGAACGACGGCGCGGTACGCCTCACCGTCCCGGCCGCGGAGCTGCCCGCCGAGGAGTGACGGGTCACCCGGTCCGGCCGGAAAGCGACGGGGCGGATTCGGTCCGGGGCGGCTCGACCGGCGGGGGCGCGGCCCGGCGGCGGAACAGCAGCAGCATCAGCCAGCCCGCTACCAGTCCCCAGAACGCGCCGCCCACCCCGAGCAGGCTCACCCCGGAGGCGGTGACCACGAACGTCACCACCGCCGCCTCCCGCGCGTCCGGCTGGGCGACCGCCGCGGTGACCGCTCCGGCGAGCGCGCCGAGCAGGGCGAGCCCGGCGACGGCCTCGACCAGCACCGGCGGGGAGAGCAGCACCAGGGCGGTGGCCACGCCGGCGCCCAGGCCGAGCAGGGCCAGGCCGATCCCGGCGGTGACCGAGGCGATCCAGCGCCGCTCCGGGTCCGGGTGGGCGTCCGGGCCGGCGGCCAGCGCGGCGGTGATCGCGGCAAGGTTCACCGCGTGCCCGCCCGCCGGGGCGCCGAGCGCGGTGGCGAGGCCGGTCACCCGCAGCGCCGAGCCCAGCGGAGCGCGGTAGCCGTACCCGGCGAGCACCGCGGTGCCGGGCACGTTCTGGGCGGCCATGGTGACCAGGAACAGCGGCAGCGCGAGCCCGACGACGGCGGGCAGCGTCCAGGCCGGGGCGGTGAGCGCGACGACCGGTGCGGCGTCCAGCCGGGCCGGGCCGGTGGCGGTGAGCGCGATCGCGACGACCGCCACGGCGAGCGCGCCGGGTACCGCCCAGCGGCGGGCGAACCGGTGCAGCAGCAGCCAGACCAGCACCACCGGCCCGGCGAGCCGGGGGACCTCGACGAGGGCGCGTACCGGAGCCGTGCACAGCGGCAGCAGCACCCCGGCGAGCATGGCGGAGGCGATCGGGGCGGGGATCGCGGCGACCGCGCGGCCGAGCGCGGGGATCAGCCCGGCCGCGATGATCAGCAGCCCGGCGATCAGGAAGGCGCCGACCGCGGCGGGCCAGCCGCCGGGGACCGGCCCGGTGGCCACGAGCAGCGCCGCGCCCGGCGTGGACCAGGCGATGGCGAGCGGCAGCCGGTGCCGCAGGCCGAGCCATACCGCGCAGGCGCCGCTGGCGACGCAGAGCGCGAGCAGGCCGGAGGCGGCCTGGTCGGGGTTGGCGCCGACCGCGCGCAGCCCGGCCAGGACGACGGTGAACGAGCTGGCGAAGCCGACCAGGGCGGTCACCACGCCGGCCAGGACGGGTTGGAGCCGACCCCCCATTGCTCTCCTCCTCCAACCGTTCCGTTTACGGAACGGCATGGTGTAGCACGATAACCCCCATGACAGCCGCCGCACCAGCCGACGACCGGGCTGCCCAGGAGGTGGGCCGGCGCATCCGCTCACTCCGTACCGAGCGGGGGATCTCCCTGTCCGAGCTGGCCCGCCTCGCGGGCGTCGGCAAGGCCACGCTCTCCGGCCTGGAGAACGGCGTGCGCAACCCCCGGCTGGAAACCCTGTACGCGATCACCGCGCAGCTCGGCGTACCGCTGACCGCCGTGCTCTCCGCGCCCGGCGAGGCGCCGACCGTACGCGGGGCAGCGGTCGGCGCCACGCTGCTGGAGGTGTTCGACGACCGGGAGGCGACCTACGAGCTGTACCGGATGCGGGTCGCGCCGGGGCCGGCGCAGCTCTCCCCCGCCCACTCCACCGGCGTGACCGAACACGTGACGGTCTTCTCCGGCGTGCTCCGCGCCGGCCCGGCCGACGCCCCGCTGACCGCCGGCCCCGGTGGCTACCTGCGGTGGACCTCGGACGTGCCGCACACCTACGCGGCGGTGGGCGGGGAGGAGGTCCACGCGAGCCTTCTGTTGCGTTATCCTCGTCCGTCCACACCGGACAGTTGACGCATACCCAGGATGCAAGCGGATGACATTTCTTTCAGCAGACCCGCGAGCGCGTGCAGACGCGGAGCCGTTCTTCTTGGCAAGCTTGTCGTCATGACGCTCATCCTCCGCTCGGCCATCCTCAACGACGTCGGCCTCGTCCGGACCAACAACGAGGACTCCGCCCTCGCCGGTGACCGCCTCGTGGCGGTGGCCGACGGCATGGGCGGGCTCCCCGCCGGCGAGGTGGCCAGCGAGATCGTCATCCGGATCCTGGACGAGCTGACGCCGCCCACCGGCGCCGACGAGGCGGCCGACGCGCTGCGCGCCGTCGTCAGCACCGCGAACCAGCGCATCCGCGCCGCCATCACCGTCGACCCGGCCCGCGACGGCATGGGTACGACGCTCACCGCCGGCCTGCTCGCCGGGGACACCCTGGTCCTGGCCCAGGTCGGCGACTCCCGCTGCTACCTGCTGCGCGACCACGAGCTGACCCAGCTCACCCGCGACGACACGTTCGTCCAGGCGCTCGTCGACCAGGGCGCGCTCTCCCGCGACCAGGCCCGGCACCACCCGCAGCGCTCCCTCGTCACCCGCGCGGTGCAGGGCTCCGACGCCCCGCCCGCGGTCGGGGCGCTCACCGTCTTCCCCGGCGACCGGCTGCTGCTGTGCAGCGACGGCCTCTCCGACTACGTGGAGGACGCCGCCATCGCCGCCGCGCTCGCCACCTACGGGGACCGCCAGCAGTGCGGCGAACAACTGGTGAAACTGGCCCACCAGGCCGGCGCGCCGGACAACGTGACGGTGGTCATCTCGGACGTCACCGAGGCGTGAGCGAGCGCCCTTTCCGGTTGCGGACCGCGCCCGGTGCGGTTGGGATGAACGGATGCACATCCGCCGGCTGGCCGCCGATGAACGACTGACCACCAGCTTCCCGCTCCAGGCGTACGCGTTCGAGGCCTCGCCGATGGTCGCCTCCCGGACCGACCAGTTCCGCGCGTACCTGCCGTACAACGCCGGGAACACGACGCTGGTGGCCGAGGAGGACGGGGTGACCGCGGCGGCCGTGTCGGCGATACCGATGCGGCAGAACCTGCGCGGCGCGGTGCTGCCGATGGCCGGTGTCGCGGGCGTGGCCACCCATCCGCTGGCCCGTCGGCGCGGCCACGTCCGCGCGCTCATGCAGCAGCTCCTCGACGGCGTACGCGACGAGGGCCACCAGCTCACCGCGCTGCACCCGTTCCGCGCCTCGTTCTACGAGCGCTTCGGCTACATCGGGTTGCCCCGGCGGCGTACCGCGATCTTCAACCCGGCGGACCTGGCGCCGCTGCTGCGCGCCGAACTGCCCGACGAGCTGGTCTGGGAGCGGATCGGCGCGGGGTATGCGCGGTGGCGCGCGTACACCGAGCGGTGCCTGCGCGAACGCCACGGCTTCGCGGTCTTCCCGGACTTCCGGGCGGTCGGGCTGCGCGACCGCGACGACCGCTGGCTGCTCAGCGTGGTGCGCGGCGGCGAGACGGTCGGCGCTGTGACCTACCGCATCGACGACCACGCCGGCACGCTGTTCGCCGACGACCTGCTGGTCGACGACGCGTACGCCCGCGCGTCGGTGCTCCAGTTCTTCGCCCGGCACGTCGACCAGGTGGCCCGGATCAGCGTCCAGGTGACCCCCGACGAGCTGCCCGAGCTGTGGCTCACCGACCTCGACGTGCAGGTGGAGGCGCGGATCGCCCGGCCCGACCCGACCGCGCCGATGGCCCGGCTGCTCAGCCTGGACGCGCTCGCCGACCAGCCCGTCGGGGTCGGCCGGGTGCTGGTCGAGCTGGTCGGTGACCGGTGGCTCGCCGGCCGCCACCTGCTCGACGGCACCACCGGCAAGCTCGCGGTGCTGCCCGCGCAGACCGCCGCCGAGGGCACCGTGCCGACCGCGCGGCTCACCGCCGCCGGGCTGTCCGCCCTGGCGTACGGGGTGCTCGACCCGGCCGAGGTGGTCGTACGCGGACTGGGCGAGGTGCCGGTGGACGCGGCCGGTGAGCTGCGCCGCCTCTTCCCGCGCGAGCTGCCGCACCTGTTCGCCGACTTCTGACCCGGTTGACGGCGCGGCGCCGGGGGTAGGGTCCAGCGCGTGCCGGAGTGGCTGGAAGCGGGATTCTGGGGCCTGCTCGCCGGGTCGGCCCTGCTGATCGGGGCGGCCGTCGGGTTCTTCGCGCGCGTACCGCGCCGGGTGACCGCCTCGGTGATGGCGTTCGGGGCGGGCGTGCTGCTGTCCGCCGTCTCGTTCGAGCTGATCGACGAGGCGCACGAGCAGGGCGGCCTGCTGCCGGTGGCGATCGGCGCGGCGGCGGGCGCGCTGCTGTACACCGGGGCGAACGTGCTCCTGGCCCGGCACGGCGCGCGGCACCGCAAGCGTTCCGGCGACGAGCAGCCCTCCGAGCGGGAACAGCCCGGCTCGGGTACGGCGATCGCGGTCGGGGCGCTGCTCGACGGCGTACCCGAATCGGTGGTGATCGGCGCGAGCCTGCTCGCCGGCGGCCCGGTCAGCCTGGTCACCGTCATCGCGGTGTTCCTCAGCAACGTGCCGGAAGGGCTCTCCAGCGCGGCCGGCATGCGGCAGGCCGGCCGGACCCGGCGCTACGTGTTCGGGCTGTGGACGGCCATCGCGTTGGTCTCCGGCGCGGCGTCGCTGGCCGGGTACACGCTGCTCGGCGGCGCGCCGCCCGAGGTGCTGGCGACGATCACCGCGCTCGCCGCCGGTGCGATCCTGGCGATGATCACCGACACCATGGTCCCGGAGGCGTTCGCAGACGCGCACCTGCTGGTCGGGCTGATCACCGTACTCGGCTTCCTGGTGGCGTTCGCGCTGTCGCACGCCTGACCGGCGCGCGGTCGCCGCGTTGCGCCTGCGCTGCCGGCTTCGGCTTAGCGGTGGGTTAAGGATCGCCTGTGGAGTCGTGCCGGGGCAGCCGGTCCTCCTAGCATCGGGCGGTGCGCGTGAAGTCCGCTGTCACCCTGCTCGCCCTCGCCCTGACGACGGCGACGCTCCCCGCCTGCGGCGGCGACGATCCGGCCCCCGCTTCCGCCCCGGCCGCCGCCGCACCGGCCGCCTCCGGCGCTGCCCCGGCGGCCTCCCCGAGCGGACGGGCCGGTCTCGGCAGCGCCCGGCCGAGCCCCGGCGCGGCCACCGTCACGTTCCGCGCCGGCAACCCGGACGGCCGGGCCGCCGTACCGGCCGAGGCGCGGGCGGTGGACACCTCGCGCCCGACCCGTACCGTCGGCAGCGGCACCCCGGCGAGCTGCACCTCGGAGGCGGTGGTGAAGGCCGTCGCGGCCGGCGGTGTCATCACCTTCGACTGCGGGCCCGCGCCGGTCACCATCACCATGAAGGCCACCGCGAAGGTGGTGAACTCGCACGGCCCGCGCGTCGTGCTGGACGGCGGCGGCACTGTCACGCTGAGCGGCGGCGGCAAACGCCGGATCCTCTACATGAACACCTGCGACGAGGCGCAGGGCTGGACCACCTCGCACTGCCAGAACCAGGACCACCCGCGGCTCACCGTGCAGAACCTGACGTTCGCCGACGGCGACTCCACCGGCGACCGGACCGAGGGCGGCGGAGGCGGCGCGATCTTCGTACGCGGTGGGCGGTTCGCCGTGATCAACTCGCGGTTCGTCGACAACCGCTGCGACCGTACCGGCCCGGACCTCGGGGGCGCCGCGCTGCGCGTGCTCAGCCAGTTCGAGAACAAACCGGTGTACGTGGTGAGCAGCACCTTCACCGGCGGTGTGTGCGCGAACGGCGGGGCGCTGAGCAGCATCGGCGTCTCCTGGACCGTGCTGAACAGCGTCTTCCGCGACAACCGCGCGGTCGGTACGGGCGCGAACCCGGCCCGGGGCGGCACGCCGGGTGGCGGCAGCGGCGGCGCGATCTACTGCGACGGCAACGAGTTCGCGGTGCGGATCGCCGGCACGGTGATCGAGGGCAACAGCGCGAACGAGGGCGGTGGCGCGATCTTCTTCGTCAGCAACAACCGCACCGGCACCCTGAAGATCGACAGCAGCACCCTGTCTCGTAACCCCAGCCGCGGCTTCGAGACAAAGGGCCACCCCGGCATCTTCTTCCTGGGCGCCCAAATCTCCTGACCCGTCCCGCCCTGCCCTGCCGCGCCCTGCCGTGCCCTGCCCGCCGTGCCCCGTCGATCATGAAGTTGGCGGTCCCCCCGTCGGCGTGTCGCGCCGTCAACCTCATGATCGCCGCCCTCATTGCCCCGCCCCACCCATCCCGCCCTGCCGATCATGAAGTTGACGGTTCCGTCATCGGCGTGTCGCCCCGCCAACTTCATGATCGCCGAGCAATCCCCGGCCGGAGAGCGGCAACTCCGCCCGCGCTCCCTCGCGCCCGCCCCCCCGGCTCGGTGATCAAGGGGTTTGTGTCCTAGTTGATCTCTGTGCGTAACACAAACTCCTTGATCAACAGGGCGAGGCAGGGCGAGGCGGGGTCGCAGCGGGCGAGGCGAGGGGGCCAGAGCCGGGCCGGGCCGACGCCGGACGGGACAGGGCAGCGCGCAGCGGCGACGGGCGGGGTCAGTAGGGGTTGGGGTGGCCGGGGAGGTCGCCTCTGGTCAGGGCGGCGGGACGGCCGGGCAGCGTCGGATCCGGGGACAGCGGCGGGGAGTCGGTGCCGGCCCGAGCAGCCATGCCGGCGAACAGCTCCTTCAGGGCGGTCACCGTGTCGATGCTCGGGCTCCAGCCGAGTTCGGTCTCGGCACGGTGGCTGGACATCAGCGGCACGTTCAGCGCCAGGTCGACCCAGCCGGTGTCGACCGGCTGCAGCCGCGCCCGCCAGGTCACCGCCGCCGCGGCGCGCAGCACCGGCACCGCCACCGGCAGCGTCCAGCCGTGGAAGTGCCGGGCCACCAGCTCCGGCGTCAGCACCGGGTCGGCCGCCACGTTGAAGGCGCCGCTCGCATCCCCGACGACCGCCCGGGCGTACGCGTCCGCGACGTCGTCGGCGTGCACCGCCTGCATCCGGAGTCGCCGGTTCGACGGCACCAGCGGAATCCGGCCGTACCGGAGCAGGCGCACCGGCACCAGCGGGCCGAGGAAGTAGCGGCTGATCTCCGTACCGGCCTCCCGCTGGAAGATCAGTCCCGGCCGCAGGCGTACCACCCGCAGATTCGGGTGCTCCCGCTGCACGCCGTCGAGCAGTGCCTCCACCTCCGCCTTGTCCCGGCTGTACGACGACGTCTCCACCCCGGTCGCCGGCCAGTTCTCGCTGACCGGGTGGTTCTTCGGGCCGGGCGCGTAGGTGCCGACCGACGAGGCGTACACCAGGGCCGGAACGCCGACGCGGACGGCGGCCTCGATCACCGCGCGGCTGCCGCCGACGTTGGTCCGGTAGAGCGTGCGCCGGTCGTGGCTGGGCTGGATCTGCCAGGCCAGGTGTACGACTGCCCGCGCCCCGGCGAAGATCCGCACGAGCTGGTCGGCGGCGCCCGGTGCGCCGATGTCGCAGGAGTGCCACTCCACGTCGTCGTACGGTTCACCGGCGTCCGGTCCGGGCAGCCGCCGGGCCACGCCGACCAGTTCGGTGCCCGCCTCCCGCCGCAGCCGGCGCAGCACCGCCGTCCCCACGTTGCCGGTCGCCCCCACGATCACGATGCGCATGGTCGTGCCGTACCCGCTGAACCGGGCAGCAACCGCTCACGGACGGGGGTTCGTCCGCACCCAGCCCTTCTCCCGGTCGCGGCGACCGGCGGTGGCGGCGAGGCAGCGCGGGCAGAGCCAGCCCTCCGGGTCGGCCTCGGTGAGCACGTCGGTGCCGGAGTAGTCGAACGGCACGTGCGGGAAGCGGCGCAGCCGGGTCCGGCTCAGCGGCAGCCCGCACAGCGTCTGGTTCTGCCCCGGCAGCCAGGCGTGCACCTCACCGCCGGGCCGGCGTACGCCGTCGTCGCCCGGCACCTCGCGGGACGCCGCCACGGCGGCGGTGCTCGTGACTCGCATGGTCGCCCAGGTTCCCCGGCCGCCGCCGTTCACGCCTGACGGGCACAACCCCTGGGGTACGCGGGCGGAGCGCGTACTCCCGTGGTGGTAGCCCGCTCGACGACTCCGGGACGACGACCGGCGGCGATGCCCGTCCATACGCTGCGGCCGTCACCACTTGTCGCGACCCGAGGGAGTCCCAGATGTCCATCCGTCACCTGCTCGCCACCACTGTCGTCGGGGAGTTCGCCCCGGCCGCGCACACCTCGCTGGCCGAAGGGGGCATCGGCGGCTCCGGCCGGGCCGGCGCCACTGCCTTCGCCGTGGTGGCCCTGGCCAGCGTGGTCGTCGGCGGGCTGGCGCTCAGCCGCTCCCGCCGCGGGGCGGGAGAGGGGCGCGTCCAGGCCCTGGTGGCTGCCGCGGCGGGAGTGGTCGGCCTGGTCCTCAGCGCGTGGCACCTGGCGCTGACCACCGAGGGTCTCGGCAGCGGTCAGGGCCGGGCCGGCGCGGTCGCGGGTGTGGCGTTCGGGCTGATCGGGGCGGTGCTGGGCGGGCTGGTGCTGGCCCGTTCCCGGCGTACCGCCTGACCGGCCGCTCGGTCCGTCCCGGCAGCTCGGTCCATCCCGGCCTCTCGGTCAGGACGCGGTGAGCCAGCCGGGCACGGTGAGCCCCGACTCGTACGCGAGCACCACCAGCTGGGCCCGGTCCCGTACCCGCGTCTTGGTCATGATCCGGCTGACGTGCGTCTTCGCGGTGGCCGGGCTCAGCACCAACCGGGCCGCGATCTCGTCGTTGGACAGGCCGGCGGCAACCAGGGCGAGCACCTCCCGCTCCCGCTCGGTCAGCGCGTTCAGTCGGGGGCACGGGTCCGGGTGCCGGGTCCGGGCGGCGAACTCGGCGATCAGCCGGCGGGTGACGGCCGGGGCGATCAACGCGTCGCCCCGCGCCACCACCCGTACGCCGTGGATCAGCTCCGCCGGCTCGGTGTCCTTGACCAGGAACCCGCTCGCGCCGGCCCGCAACGCGCCGTAGACGTAGTCGTCCAGGTCGAAGGTGGTCAGGATGATCACCCGGGCGTCGGTGCCGGCGACGATCTCCCGGGTGGCGGCAAGCCCGTCCAGCAGCGGCATCCGGATGTCCATGAGGACGACGTCCGGCCGCAGTTCCCGCGTCAGCCGTACCGCAGTGGTGCCGTCGGCTGCCTCGCCGACCACCTCGATGCCGTCCTCGCCGTCGAGGATGGAGCGGAAGCCGGCGCGTACCAAAGTCTGGTCGTCGGCGAGCAGCAACCGGATCATTTGGTCTCCCCCTGTGCCGTGCGTGGCGCCGGAACCGGCAGCGGGGCGGGCCGCAGCGGAAGGCGGGCCCGCACCAGGAACCCGCCGTCCGGGCCGGGCCCGGTGGTGAGCGAGCCGCCCAGCGCCCGGGCCCGCTCCTCCATGCCGAGGATCCCGTTCCCGGGCGGACCCGTGGGACCGGCGCCGTCGTCCGCCACCTCCACGAGCACCTCGTCGCCGTCCGGCACGACCCGGACCACCGCCGTGCGCGCGCCCGCGTGACGGCTCACGTTGGTGAGCGCCTCCTGGACGATCCGGTACGCGGACAGATCCACCTCCGGCGGGAACGGCCCGGTCTCCGTCACCTCGGTACGCACCGTCAGCCCGCATCGCCCGGCCGCCGTGACCAGCTCGTCGAGGCGTTCGAGGCCGGGTGCGGGACGGCTCGGGGACGTACCCTCCTGCCGGAGCACGCCGAGCGCCGCCCGCAGCTCGCGCAGCGTCTCCCGGCTGGTCTGCTTGATCACCGCGAGCGCCTCCGCCGAGCGATCCGGATCGGGCCGGTGCAGCGCGGCGCTCGCCTGCACGCTGATCAGCGAGAGGTGGTGGCCGAGCAGGTCGTGCAGCTCGCGGGCGATCCGCAGCCGCTCCTCGGTGGCCCGGTGGCGGGCCTCCTCCTCCTTACGCTGCTCCGCTGCGAGCACCCGGGCCTGCACCTCGGCGAGATAGGCCCGCCGGTTACGGGTCACACCGACGATGACCGCGACCAGCCAGCCGGCGTGCAGCAGCGTCGCCCCGTTCCCGCCGGCGCCGGTCCGGGTGTAGCTGTCGGCGACGGCGAAGGAGACGACCGAGGCCAGGCCGAGCCCCACCGCGACCGCGAGGTATCCCTCGTCGACGACCGTGTACAGCGCCACGACGAACACCAGCATGATCGGCCCGGGCCGGTGCAGCAGAGCCCCGTACGCGGCGACCGCGGCCAGCGCCACCAGGCCCACGCCCACCGGTTGTCGCCGGCGCAGGTAGAGCGCGGCGGAGGACGCCAGGACGACAAGCAGCGCCACGAACTCGGCGGTGGTGTCGATGCCCTCCGCCTGCACCACCAGGCCGAGCAGGGTCACCAAGGCGACGGCAGGCACCACTGCGGCTTCCGCTTTGAGGCCGTGCCGGCGCCAGCTCGACATTGCCGAAGCGTAGCGGCCCGGGGACGCAGCGGAGGGCCCCGAAGCGGCGTCGTGTCGGTGGTTGGGGCGTGCTCGGAGGGTCGGTGCGCGACGCACGCCGGGCTGATCGGGTTCGGGTAACCTGTGCCGTGCGGGCCGCTAGCTCAATGGCAGAGCTGTGGACTTTTAATCCATAGGTTCAGGGTTCGAGTCCCTGGCGGCCCACTTCGTTCCAGCTCAGCGGCCCTCCACGGGGCCGCTTTTGTTGTGCTCCAGGCCGGTACAGCGGCGAGATGCATCAGCGAAGTGCAGCAGTGAACCAACCGCCAGCCCGACCTCCGTGTCGGGGGTGCTCTCCTAAGCGGCAGCGGACCGAACAGATAGAGGTGGGCGATGCCGGACCAACCGCTCGTGCGCAATTCACGGCTGCTCGGCCTGTTCGTCGAGATCGTTCGAGGGCCAGAAGGGACCCTGCGGGCAGTCGAGACCGCCGGCCGTGGCATCACGGCAGAGGCGCGCTGCACGCTGGGCCGTGGCCGCAGACAAGATGGCGACCAACTCCGGCAGTCCGGCCGAGGCGCGTCGGCGAAGCCTCGCCTGCGCCGATCGACTCGTCGAACTTGGTGCCATCGAAGATGACCTGAGCGACTTGTGGTCCCGCCGTCGGGAAAGCGAGCTTGACGAGGTCGCGTTTGAGGCAAGCCTCCTGCGAATAGTCATGCGCCTGGAAGCGTGGCCGCAATCTTGGCCGCGCCTGCCAGCCTGAATGCCTCCTCCATATCCGGAGGGCCTAGCCGAGCCGTTCGGCGGCACCGACAGCATCCGGGAGAAGGCGCCGCTCCGGCAGGTGCCGCGATCAAATTGGGAGTTGGCCTTGGACGTAACCACCGGCGCCAGCCTCTGGCGGCAGGAGGGCCATGATGCTCTGGCGCTCCTCCTTCGTCAGGCTGAGCAGAATTGGAAGTGCATAACGAATGAAGTCCCGGAGTTCAAAGCTCGCGTTCGTGTGGCCACTGGCGCTTCCCGTCCGGAGATCACAGATGAGCCCTCTGGCAGCCCGAGCACTCACAGTTGCGGTTGTGACAACCGCGTCTGAACTATTGGCGTGCTGCGCCACCTCCCTGCGCTCCATGACGTTTTTTTCGACTGTCGATTCGAAAGTAATGGTGAGGTCAGGAGTTCCGACTCGCACATTTTTTATCACCAATCCCGCGTCTCTGGCCCTCCGCCTGACCTCCCGCACAGTTGGCGGGCGAAGATCTTGGTCGGGTGGAAGCTGGTTCTTCGAAGCTGCAAAGTAGACGCTCCACCCCCAACCGCGCAGAACCAGACAGTTACCTTCGACGAGCCATCGAGGTACGACTTCAGGCTCACCCAGGTACTTCGGACGCTCGATTACCCGTAGGCCTCGCGCCATTAATCGTTCCGCATTCGCAGCCACGATGCTTTGCAGGCCCGGAGAAAAATCCGCAACGTTCATCTCGCCGAGTTGTTCCAAGGAGATGTTGCGGCCAACGCGGTGCCAGAAGTCGATGGCCTGAGTCTCAACCACCTCCAGTAAGAGGGAAACATCTTCACCTGTCAGTGGTCCCGTGATCCCGAGGCTGCTACGGGGGAAGGAAGATGCAGTCCCTCCATGGCCTTCCCAAACCGCCTGCACTACTCGCGTCATTCGTCCGGCCTGCTCGGGATCGAGAATTTGGGCGAACAGCTCGACCGCCGCGCCAGTCTGGTCTGCGTGCAATTGCCCCGCTCCCACGAAGCCCGCAGCTGTGCGCCGGATCACGGACCGTGATCCATCCTCATCAAGTAAGCCTCGCCCGCCTCGCAGAATCGCGTGACCTAGTAGGTCAACCATAGGCTGATCGGATTGACTAATTTCTTGCACCGCGTCCGGGTCGGTCACCAGAACATCCGACCTCTGTGCTTCCCGAGCCAAGCCCTGTTCAGCATCAGCATCGCGACCGAACGCCGAGCGGAGGGACATCACAATCGGCTTGTTGGCAGAAATCCACCGCAACTCATCCGATATCCATTGCGGATTGCTACTCGGGCGAACAAATACTAGACGCTCCCGGTTCTCCTTCGGCCACGAGAGAACC from the Micromonospora sp. WMMA1947 genome contains:
- a CDS encoding sensor histidine kinase; translation: MSSWRRHGLKAEAAVVPAVALVTLLGLVVQAEGIDTTAEFVALLVVLASSAALYLRRRQPVGVGLVALAAVAAYGALLHRPGPIMLVFVVALYTVVDEGYLAVAVGLGLASVVSFAVADSYTRTGAGGNGATLLHAGWLVAVIVGVTRNRRAYLAEVQARVLAAEQRKEEEARHRATEERLRIARELHDLLGHHLSLISVQASAALHRPDPDRSAEALAVIKQTSRETLRELRAALGVLRQEGTSPSRPAPGLERLDELVTAAGRCGLTVRTEVTETGPFPPEVDLSAYRIVQEALTNVSRHAGARTAVVRVVPDGDEVLVEVADDGAGPTGPPGNGILGMEERARALGGSLTTGPGPDGGFLVRARLPLRPAPLPVPAPRTAQGETK